In a single window of the Coffea eugenioides isolate CCC68of chromosome 3, Ceug_1.0, whole genome shotgun sequence genome:
- the LOC113765269 gene encoding protein SICKLE-like produces MEESEKRRERLNALRREADQSGVHGDSENCMGASYTLANPLIEASVPPSVHPEPQAAPRFDYYTDPMSAFSANKRGKVSHQISPDYFTPPRPVRPDMTNPWGHPAYQAQATYCADQRMFQSPGPYHRPGPFRSPRGTPSPFGTPEGGGSTGTPTYISSNFSRGGSVASPGFAPGGSPSFNDGHSRGYGCINSPESGYGNFGSPYPNSGRGQSRWLGNNSPQASGRGRGRGQGYNTPVSANSGRRVGSHDFLSAEHNPGRFYNKSMVEDPWAALKPVIWRRKDAPTFGTHDSKKSWLPESIRGKKAQVSEVLHKYTSGRSFAEDLAASFHAATNYESADDNDDGDDYVE; encoded by the exons ATGGAAGAGtcagaaaagaggagagaaaggCTGAATGCATTGCGTAGGGAAGCTGATCAGTCTGGAGTGCACGGCGATTCTGAGAATTGTATGGGTGCATCTTATACTCTTGCCAACCCATTGATTGAAGCCTCGGTCCCTCCATCTGTGCATCCAGAGCCACAGGCAGCTCCTAGATTTGATTATTACACAGATCCGATGTCAGCATTTTCAGCAAACAAGAGGGGCAAGGTCAGCCATCAAATTTCACCAGACTATTTCACGCCTCCAA GACCAGTTAGACCAGATATGACCAACCCTTGGGGCCATCCAGCTTATCAAGCCCAAGCCACCTACTGTGCAGATCAGAGGATGTTTCAATCTCCAGGACCATACCACAGACCTGGCCCTTTCAGGAGTCCAAGGGGAACACCAAGTCCTTTTGGCACACCAGAAGGCGGCGGATCAACCGGAACACCTACCTACATTTCATCAaacttttcaagaggaggtagCGTTGCTAGTCCAGGCTTTGCACCAGGAGGTAGTCCGAGTTTTAATGATGGCCATAGCAGAGGCTATGGTTGCATCAACAGTCCTGAGAGTGGGTATGGTAATTTTGGTAGCCCTTATCCTAATTCAGGGAGAGGCCAAAGTCGGTGGCTTGGTAACAACAGCCCCCAGGCTTCAGGAAGAGGTAGAGGTCGAGGGCAAGGATACAACACTCCAGTTTCAGCTAATAGTGGTAGAAGAGTAGGTTCACATGATTTCTTGTCAGCTGAGCATAATCCGGGTAGGTTTTACAATAAATCAATGGTAGAAGATCCATGGGCAGCGCTAAAACCTGTCATTTGGAGGAGAAAAGATGCTCCAACTTTTGGTACCCATGACTCCAAAAAATCCTGGCTTCCAGAATCCATTAGAGGAAAAAAGGCTCAAGTTTCAGAAGTATTGCACAAGTATACTTCTGGGAGAAGCTTTGCAGAAGACCTTGCTGCATCATTTCATGCAGCAACAAATTATGAATCTGCTGACGACAATGACGATGGCGATGACTATGTGGAATAG
- the LOC113767032 gene encoding transcription factor 25-like, translating to MSARQLKKVLEEQEATQQQQEELLNRNDESESPESSVPAQNPFDLLMDDNDSDDHHDSDKGDEVEAAHASRYQNVNEKHPSMVKASVTSISLANQKSKKKKKKKSKADLSSNVEDHERSCNVTLENLSLEVDSSSQQRIASYSRKAKSANISGKDSIVKQLKPSILQVDPKFLSAENELRRIFGSKVVNSFEKGHQAGNSRQSLTGRRGSYSHRRTILVSPSEHWPRWDGSLSMELLESSNGVNYFRYVHSPSYSQAQRAFEAAKAIHDLNGIASILLQHPYHIDSLITLAEYFKFSGEHQMSADATAKCLYGLECAWHPMFTPLQGNCQLKYSHETNKPLFSTLFTHMKNMDRRGCHRSALEICKLLLSLDSDDPVGGLFCIDYFALRAEEYLWLERFSEEYGSDNSLWLFPNFSFSLAVCRFYLEKKEDTGDVDKTDGKASSNDLMKQALMLHPSVLKKLVNKVPLKEQVWTSILQYSFFKSEQSGSPTLDHLISMYVERSYLVWRLPDLQKFLRDSAHSVIATLKDKGTDANDWACVRKEAFSSEKNEYRHLLISDFSDSVPTMPPDNLQNFMVDPRMREVQNAEQVGGRPFPARAPRDLTNRNALAVLLESMLPWFDYGQGEGEHNENDHHDQAN from the exons ATGTCAGCTCGCCAGTTGAAGAAAGTTCTGGAAGAACAAGAAGCTACACAGCAGCAACAGGAGGAGCTGCTGAACCGGAACGATGAGTCTGAATCCCCTGAGTCATCTGTCCCAGCACAGAATCCCTTTGATCTTCTCATGGATGACAATGACAGCGATGATCACCACGACTCAGACAAG GGAGATGAAGTGGAAGCTGCTCATGCATCTCGATATCAAAATGTAAATGAAAAACATCCTTCAATGGTAAAAGCTTCTGTAACCTCGATTTCGTTGGCAAAccaaaaatcaaagaaaaagaaaaagaagaagtcgAAGGCAGATTTATCATCAAATGTTGAAGATCATGAAAGATCCTGTAATGTGACATTGGAAAATCTATCTCTTGAAGTCGATTCTTCTAGCCAACAGCGTATTGCTTCATATAGCAGAAAAGCCAAGTCTGCAAATATAAGTGGCAAAGACAGTATCGTGAAGCAGTTGAAACCCTCTATTCTACAAGTTGATCCCAAATTTCTCAGTGCAGAAAATGAGTTACGAAGGATATTTGGTTCTAAGGTAGTGAATTCATTTGAAAAAGGGCATCAAGCTGGAAATTCCAGGCAGTCACTTACTGGTCGGCGAGGGAGTTACAGTCATAGAAGGACTATTCTTGTTTCTCCGTCTGAACACTGGCCTCGATGGGATGGGTCTTTGTCTATGGAGCTTTTAGAGAGCAGCAATGGGGTCAATTATTTCCG GTATGTACATTCACCATCTTACAGCCAAGCCCAGAGAGCATTCGAAGCTGCCAAGGCAATCCACGACCTTAATGGAATTGCAAGCATTTTGTTGCAGCACCCTTATCATATAGATTCCCTCATAACGTTGGCAGAGTATTTTAAATTTTCGGGGGAACATCAAATGTCAGCTGATGCAACAGCTAAGTGCCTTTATGGTTTGGAATGTGCATGGCACCCAATGTTCACTCCTTTGCAGGGCAACTGCCAATTGAAATATAGCCATGAGACCAACAAGCCCCTCTTCTCTACACTTTTTACTCACATGAAAAACATGGATAGGCGTGGCTGCCACCGTTCTGCTCTTGAAATTTGCAAATTATTGCTTTCTCTAGATTCAGATGATCCAGTCGGAGGCCTGTTCTGCATCGATTATTTTGCTCTTAGGGCAGAGGAGTATTTGTGGCTGGAAAGATTTTCTGAAGAGTATGGAAGTGACAACTCCCTTTGGTTAtttccaaatttttctttttcccttgcCGTTTGTCGGTTTTACcttgaaaaaaaggaagacaCAGGAGATGTGGATAAGACAGATGGAAAGGCTTCATCAAATGATCTCATGAAACAGGCCTTGATGCTGCATCCATCAGTATTGAAGAAATTAGTGAATAAGGTGCCTTTGAAAGAGCAGGTGTGGACAAGCATACTTCAGTATAGTTTCTTTAAATCTGAGCAATCAGGAAGCCCAACGTTGGATCACTTGATCAGCATGTATGTTGAAAGGAGTTATCTTGTATGGAGGCTTCCTGATCTGCAAAAGTTTCTTCGTGACTCTGCTCATTCAGTCATTGCAACTCTGAAAGACAAAGGAACTGATGCAAATGATTGGGCTTGCGTGAGGAAAGAGGCCTTTTCATCCGAGAAAAATGA GTACCGGCATCTCCTGATATCAGATTTCTCTGATTCTGTGCCAACTATGCCACCTGATAATTTGCAAAACTTCATGGTTGATCCAAGGATGAGAGAGGTCCAGAATGCTGAACAAGTTGGGGGGCGTCCTTTTCCCGCTCGTGCTCCCCGGGATTTAACAAACCGAAATGCACTAGCTGTCCTACTCGAGTCTATGCTACCTTGGTTTGACTACGGACAAGGAGAAGGCGAGCACAACGAGAATGATCATCATGACCAGGCCAATTAA
- the LOC113765940 gene encoding putative small ubiquitin-related modifier 8 encodes MSANGGESTASIEMEKSKVTESTVAIKVTSQDGKETFFRIRRESQMKKLLIAYCQKFFLNYQATRFFYEGDYFNHNKTPNELGMEDDVVIECLVEQLGGGGMSSSSKMAD; translated from the exons ATGTCTGCAAACGGAGGAGAGAGCACTGCCAGTATAGAAATGGAGAAGTCCAAAGTTACTGAGAGCACTGTTGCCATCAAGGTGACAAGCCAG GATGGAAAGGAGACCTTTTTCAGGATTAGACGTGAGAGCCAAATGAAGAAACTTCTGATTGCTTACTGCCAGAAGTTTTTTCTGAACTACCAAGCAACCCGCTTCTTTTATGAAGGAGATTACTTCAATCATAACAAAACTCCTAATGAG CTCGGAATGGAAGATGATGTTGTGATTGAGTGCTTGGTCGAACAACTTGGAGGTGGTGGTATGAGTTCTTCATCAAAGATGGCAGATTAA